A region of the Perognathus longimembris pacificus isolate PPM17 chromosome 7, ASM2315922v1, whole genome shotgun sequence genome:
GCCGCGGCGGCCATGAGCGCCGTGGACCTCGCCCGGGTGGGCGCGTGCGTCCTGAAGCACGCGGTGACTGGGGAGGTGAGCgaggccgcgcggggcggggctgcgggcgcGCCGGGCTGGGGGGGCCCGCAGGCCCGGGTGCAGCGTGGGCCGGCTCCCCTCACCGTCGGGCCCCGGTCCGCAGGCGGTGGAACTGCGGAGCCTGTGGCAGGAGCAGGCGTGCGTGGTGGCCGGGCTGCGGCGCTTCGGCTGCGTGGTGTGTCGCTGGATCGCCCAGGACCTCAGCGGCCTCCGGGGCGTCCTGGACCGGCACGGCGTGCGCCTCGTGGGTGTGGGGCCCGAGGCCCTGGGCCTGCGCGAATTCCTGGACGGCAGCTACTTCTCAGGAGGTGCGACCCTTCCCCACCCTGGCTGCCCCGGCCGCCCCCTCTCCAGACCCCACCTGCGCGCACCGCTGTGCCAGTGCCCGGCCATCTTGCCGTCGTGTCCCTGTCCCCAGGGTACCTTTGATCCCCTCGAGGTCTCATCTCCGAACAGTGGAGACTCCCAGCCCTACCCTGCCCTCTtggcctgggtggagctggcagGGTGCACGCACCTGTGGCTTTTCTCTTCAGAGCTCTACCTGGACGAGAGCAAGCAGCTCTACAAGGAGTTGGGCTTCAAGCGGTAAGTGCCCGTGGGGGGTGGGCGCGGCATGGTGAGGGGCAGAGGCCAGATAGCCTCTGCCTCTTACTCCTCATCTGATCACCCTTTGCTCCACTGTCCACCCGGTCTTCCCCAGGGAAGCCAGCTGTAGGGGCATTGGCCGCTCCCGCCAGACCTTCTGTGCGGTCCTTGGGTGGTGGTCCCTGACAGGCTTCCCTTCCAGGCCTACTCGTAGCAGCCACAGTCTTCTCTTAGTAGACTAGAGTGCCAGCCGAGCCTTCTAGAGTCACACGCTGCCCGCTGTGATTGGCAGCGCCAGCTGAGCCAGATGCCCGGTTCCACGCAGCCTCGGGCCTGGTCCCCATACCCTACATCCTTTGCAGGTTTCCAGGCCAGCAGCAGTACCCAGGCTGGGTGCCCTGAGACTCCAGGAACTGCTCCTGGCTGGACTGCTGCTTGCTGGTTTGGCAGACTGGCTGCGCCTTGGATCCCCtgctgggatgggggggggggagaggggacgaCAGGGCCTAATCTGGAACTGGTCTGTGGGTGTGGTGGACACGGGGCAGACGTTGGGACTGGGCTGCACTAGCGTCTAGACCGGGGGACCTGGTGTTTCTGCAGGTACAATAGCTTGAGCATTCTGCCGGCCGCCCTGGGGAAGCCCGTGCGTGATGTGGCCACCAAGGTTTGTAGTGGCCAAGGTCGTCCAGGAATGGGGGGTGGTGGGAGCCCCTGAAGGCTTTTCTCTGGGCGCGACTGTGATCCTCTCCACGCAGGCCAAGGCGGTTGGCATCCAGGGGAACCTGTCTGGGGACCTTCTGCAGAGCGGAGGGTTGCTGGTGGTCAGCAAAGGTGTGCTGGGGTTGGGATCTGGGGCCGCGCCCTCCATGGGAAGGCTTGCCCGACTTGGCAGCCATACCCTGCTCTCTCTGGCATGTTCACCCCCTCACAGCTCCTCTGGGGTACAGTCTGGCCCCgagtgggggctgggggcacCTCTCCTGCCTTGGTCACGGGGTGGGGGTCAGGGCACGCAGGACTGCTGGGCTCAGATGGCTgggccaccctcctcctcctggcaCTCGGGTACGAAGCACAGGCGCACTTTCCGGGCACTCTGACCACCTGCCTGCCGTCACAGGTGGTGACAAGGTGCTGCTACACTTCGTCCAGAAGTCTCCAGGCGACTATGTCCCCCAGGAGAGCATCCTGCAGGCCCTGGGCATCTCTGCGGAGGCCTGTGCCAGCCAGCCGCCCCAGGTAAGCTGAGACCTGGGGGGAgagcccagcctcccctccccgggtGACCGCCCCTGCCTGGGCCAGCACGTGGCCTGGTGGGGAGGGTGACCACGCCCTGAGTTGTAGCCCCTTGGGATAGATGTCATTTGATGCTCAGTGGCGGGTATAGATGTAGCTGTGACTGCGGCTACTGTCCAGAGGGAGGACGGGCTGCTGAGGACCAAGGGGCAGGCAGAGCAGAGGCCTCCCCCGTGGGTGTCGTCACCACGTAGAGGGTCGCGGGGCTGCGGTTTGTCCCGGGTGTACCTGCTGGGCGTTGGTGTGGTCCAGTGTGTGAGGGAGGGAGTAGCCCAGGGTCCTGTGtctggcctctgtgtgtgtgtgtgtgtgtgtgtgtgtgtgtgcgcgcgcgcgcgtgcgtctACTGCCCTTGGCCCCTGAGGAGTGTGGCAGGCCTCACGGGCCTCCTGTTGCCCTCAGTGTGACGGGGACGCGTGTACAAGATGACCTCCGCTGACCCCAGGGTGCTGGAGCTGCTGGGCCAACGCTGGACCTTGCCAGATCCTCAAGCCACAAAGAGCCATTAAAGCACAGACCCTGACAGCACAGTGTCCACCGCCTCTGCACCTCCTCTCTGTCCCCGTCCCCACGCGCCCCTCCACGCGCCAGCAGCTGTCtggaggggaggccgggggccGTCTTCCTGCCCCATTCCGACTCCAGGCCTCTGACCCATGGAGTACCAGGGCAGCCCCGCCATTTCCTTCCAAGATGACCTCTCTCCGTCGCCACTGAGGGCAGAGAGGCCAGCCCCGgtcgggaggaggaggaggggcgggcggaaggggaagggggagcaggCCCCCTGCCGGCATCTAGGGGCGCGCGTTGGGTTTTCGGGGAGGTTGTGGGCGGGACCGGGGGAGGCTGGAGCTGGCCCCCTAGCCAAAAGCCCTTTCGGAGCCGAGGTCTGCCGCTGGCAGCTTTGCAGGGCGGCTGGCGGCGCAAAGCTTTGGGTCTGTggagtccacattcccagccacctctccttGGGGTCCTGACAGACGCGGAGCAGCGCTGCCTGCCCCACCGTTGCTGTTCAGTCTCAAGGACTGTCCCCTTGGGATAGGTGTTCTGACGGCCACCTCCCTCCAGGCCTGCCCGTCCAAGCCTCGCGGACCCCAGATTCCCCCCACACGGCCTGGCACCCCCCACGGCCCTCTCCCCACACAGCAGGCCGCGTCCCTGCCGcccgagccccccaccccatcacCCCGCAGCCCTTCCCGCTGGCTGTCTACCTCCAACCCAGCCCCTTGGACGCCTGCTGACCACGGCTCCCCGGGTCAGCGGAGCTGCGGACATTCGGGGTGTCCTGGCCTCAGTGGGGTCGCCGGCACTCGGACCTGCCCTTTCCCTCGGTGCAGAGcgggcccgcccgccgcccgcccgcacaCACGGGGCTGCTTTCTTGGGAAGCGTTTACTTAGGTCAAGTGTGAAGCGGTGGTCGAGTGCGGAGCAAACACTTTGGAGAGTGGGAGGAACACGGCCGTCTGCGTCTGTGGGGCCGCGATGGGGCCCCGGGCCTCCCCGCTCCGGGCGCCGGGCGGGCGCCGCGTCGGGCGCGGCTCGTCCCGGGCAGGCtccgggggcgggtggggggtgcGGTGGCCGCCCGGCGAGGGGGCCCCGTCCGGGCGCGGGCGCCTCGGCGGTGAGTGGGCGTGGCCGCACGGTGCGGCTGGACCTGCGCTACCAGATGCGGCATCGCTCCTTGGGGTGCATGGGGGTGTCCTGGGCGCAGTGGAACGCTTCCGCGAAGGCAGCCAGGTTCTGTAGCGAGCCCAGCACCCTGAGGACCAGCGGGTGGAGGGAGAGGCGTAAGATGGGGGGGTGTCGGGTGGGGGTCGCGGGGCGAGGGAGGGGGGCTTGCCTGTACTTCAGGGGACTGTGGACGTCGGTCTTGATGGACTGGACGGCGAACTCGGGCCGGTAGGACCCGCACCACACCTGCGGGCGCAGGAGAGGCGTGGAGGGGCGGTGAGGCTGGGCCTCTGGCTGTGGTGGGGGGGTCCCCACTAGCCCCGGCCCCCCTTTCTGGGGAGGAGAGGAGCGCCAGCAGCTCCTTCTCTCTCTGCCCCGCCGTGGACATCGGCCTCGCTCCAGCCGACCCCTCCGGGACGCCCGCAGGCCcgctggttctggttctgggggcTAGCCCACCACAGCACCCGAGCGCCCCATGATGCCCCTCCAGGCATATGGGCTGGGAGGCCTGAGGCCCGGTGGGGGGCGCGGCCCTGGCGTCTACCTGAGCGTAGTTGATGAAGAAAAGCTGGTTGTATGTCAGTTCCAGTCCTGGTAGCAGCTGGTCCTTCCCACCTTCCGCCATCCACTTGAGGTAAGCCTGCGGGCACCGAGTGGGGGCTGGGCCTGGCCGGTGCGCTCCGGTCACCGGACCCCACGCAGAACAGGAATCTGGCCCCGGGACCTGTCCTGGGGTGaagactgcccctcccccaggcccccccccccatggcatgGGGCACCTGACGCCTCATCAGCCTTCTGAACACCTCcacaggcagggggaggggcggggagtcCCGGCCAGGCCCCCAGCGCACCCTGCGTCAGCCTTCTGAACACCTccatgggtggggtggggcgacCCCGGCCAGGCCCCCAGCGCACCCCGCAGCTAGGGCTGTGGGCTCAGGACTGGAGGCGGGCAAAGGGTCCTCACCCCTTGTCACACTTGGGGATAGAAGCTGCCTCTGTGGCACGTTAGGGGCTAACTGTGGGCACAGTGGGGTGTCCCGTGCCCCAGCCCGGGCTTCCCCGCATGGGCCCACCTTGTACGCCTGCCGCACACCGCCATTGTCTGCGATGTTTTCCCCCAGGGTGCTGAAGCCATTGACCTGGGCACAAGacacaggctgggggggggggcgggctccggcttccccctcccctggtgcggggggggggggagcgcgctTACGTTCTGCTGGTCCGCCAGGTCCCAGGAGAAGTTTCCGTACTGGTAGATCATGCACTCCGACTGCTCCCGGAAGTGCTGGGCGGAGAAGTTGCTCCACCAGTCCAGCATGTTGCCGTTCTTGTCGAAATTCCGGCCTGGGCAGCGGCGGGACACGAGGCCCGTGTCCGCCGGCTCCAGCCTGCACCCCTCCACTCTGCGGGGGAGCCCCTCCGCCAGCGCTAGCGGCCCCCGAACCTCCTCagccagggccagcacccagagtCCAGAGCCTGGGCGGAGGCTGAGCTGGAAAGGGCATCAGTgtgcttgcggggggggggggggtgaccccgcccgccctccggggGCTGCCCAGCCTTCCCTGGGAGGGAGGGCTCCGTgccgccctgcccagcccctgaggtTGGGGCCCGGCGTCTCGGGTCCTGGGGCCCCGGCGGTGGCGTGCTCTGATGTGCAGAGTGTCCTGCACCCTCGGTGACACGTGGGAACCAGCAGGGCCCTGGGCAGGGTGGCAGGTcctcacggggcgggggggggggcagggggggaggccgggcgggacCCGGGCCTTGCCGAGGTGGCAGGTAGGACCACGGTTGCCTCacaggcccggggaggggggaagccagTCATCAGGAGGCCCTTCCCCCAGACAGCTTCAGGCAGCCATCATAGCGGGGCCAGGGGGGGTCCTGTCTTCCTGTGCCCTGG
Encoded here:
- the Prxl2b gene encoding prostamide/prostaglandin F synthase, which produces MSAVDLARVGACVLKHAVTGEAVELRSLWQEQACVVAGLRRFGCVVCRWIAQDLSGLRGVLDRHGVRLVGVGPEALGLREFLDGSYFSGELYLDESKQLYKELGFKRYNSLSILPAALGKPVRDVATKAKAVGIQGNLSGDLLQSGGLLVVSKGGDKVLLHFVQKSPGDYVPQESILQALGISAEACASQPPQCDGDACTR